The following are from one region of the Nymphaea colorata isolate Beijing-Zhang1983 chromosome 7, ASM883128v2, whole genome shotgun sequence genome:
- the LOC116257526 gene encoding ribonuclease 3-like protein 2 isoform X1 → MRPERDSPSPCCFVETPHRFLPSFLLVASSSSAGGPGILLLAESGDLYKRGGYPLVLKEANPLRRRSGGNGGRMKASTSKRNLLQRRMEVDGLDPETCTPDEAMAAVETIIGYQFSDRTLLETALTHSSFPAGTSYERLEFVGDAVLGHLFSTHLYISYPNLDQGALSLLRAANVSTEKLARAAVKLGLYRFLRRNSPSLDDKVLEFSKAIQHESAIASVKPPKVLADIIESVSAAVYIDCGDKLDKLWTIVRHVLAPMVTPETLQSHPWTELLELCQKVGKELKLAMKVDKMGLNVIHVLIDGVRCGTGRNENKDLAKIAAARLALEKFRENQGADPIVEVIIDHPLCDGVDEDGAKHMLNVLCGKMHWPFPIYKLIEEDGPAHDKKFISSVEVTKSNEKLIIKGDLKGRVKDSENSAAQKMLNHLSRSGRLTIQS, encoded by the exons atgcGTCCAGAACGAGACTCGCCGTCGCCTTGCTGCTTCGTTGAAACGCCGCACcgttttcttccttctttcctccTCGTTGCCTCGTCCTCTTCTGCCGGTGGTCCAGGGATTCTCTTGCTCGCGGAATCCGGCGACCTGTATAAAAGAGGCGGCTACCCATTGGTTCTGAAAGAGGCAAACCCATTAAGGCGGAGAAGTGGTGGGAACGGTGGAAGGATGAAGGCGTCAACCAGCAAGAGAAACCTGTTGCAGAGGAGGATGGAGGTCGACGGCTTAGACCCGGAGACATGCACCCCCGACGAGGCGATGGCCGCCGTCGAGACGATCATTGGATACCAGTTCAGCGACCGGACACTGTTGGAGACGGCACTCACGCACTCCTCCTTTCCTGCGGGAACGTCCTACGAGCGCCTCGAGTTCGTGGGCGACGCTGTCCTTGGCCACCTTTTCAGCACTCACCTCTATATAAGCTACCCCAACCTCGATCAGGGCGCCCTCTCCCTCCTTCGCGCTGCCAATGTCAGCACCGAGAAGCTCGCTCGTGCCGCAGTCAAGCTCGGGCTCTACCGCTTTCTCCGGCGCAACTCCCCTTCTCTAGACGACAAG GTGCTGGAGTTCTCGAAGGCAATCCAGCACGAGTCCGCCATCGCCAGCGTGAAACCCCCAAAGGTGCTCGCCGACATCATTGAATCTGTCTCCGCCGCCGTTTACATTGATTGCGGAGATAAACTTGACAAGCTTTGGACG atTGTTCGACATGTCTTGGCACCAATGGTGACTCCAGAAACGCTACAAAGTCATCCATGGACGGAGCTACTGGAGCTTTGCCAGAAAGTAGGGAAGGAATTGAAGCTCGCTATGAAGGTAGACAAGATGGGCCTGAATGTGATTCATGTACTTATCGACGGCGTGAGGTGCGGCACTGGGCGGAACGAGAACAAGGATCTTGCGAAAATTGCTGCGGCGAGATTGGCGTTGGAAAAGTTCAGAGAGAATCAAGGGGCTGATCCAATTGTGGAAGTGATCATTGACCACCCACTGTGTGATGGAGTGGATGAAGATGGTGCCAAGCACATGCTAAATGTGCTTTGTGGCAAAATGCATTGGCCTTTTCCCATATATAA ACTCATTGAAGAGGACGGGCCAGCTCATGATAAGAAATTTATCAGTTCCGTTGAGGTCACAAAGTCAAATGAGAAGCTGATCATTAAGGGTGACTTGAAGGGGCGGGTCAAGGATTCAGAGAACTCCGCAGCTCAAAAGATGTTAAACCATCTGAGTAGATCAGGAAGGTTAACAATTCAATCATAA
- the LOC116257526 gene encoding ribonuclease 3-like protein 2 isoform X2: MRPERDSPSPCCFVETPHRFLPSFLLVASSSSAGGPGILLLAESGDLYKRGGYPLVLKEANPLRRRSGGNGGRMKASTSKRNLLQRRMEVDGLDPETCTPDEAMAAVETIIGYQFSDRTLLETALTHSSFPAGTSYERLEFVGDAVLGHLFSTHLYISYPNLDQGALSLLRAANVSTEKLARAAVKLGLYRFLRRNSPSLDDKVLEFSKAIQHESAIASVKPPKIVRHVLAPMVTPETLQSHPWTELLELCQKVGKELKLAMKVDKMGLNVIHVLIDGVRCGTGRNENKDLAKIAAARLALEKFRENQGADPIVEVIIDHPLCDGVDEDGAKHMLNVLCGKMHWPFPIYKLIEEDGPAHDKKFISSVEVTKSNEKLIIKGDLKGRVKDSENSAAQKMLNHLSRSGRLTIQS; this comes from the exons atgcGTCCAGAACGAGACTCGCCGTCGCCTTGCTGCTTCGTTGAAACGCCGCACcgttttcttccttctttcctccTCGTTGCCTCGTCCTCTTCTGCCGGTGGTCCAGGGATTCTCTTGCTCGCGGAATCCGGCGACCTGTATAAAAGAGGCGGCTACCCATTGGTTCTGAAAGAGGCAAACCCATTAAGGCGGAGAAGTGGTGGGAACGGTGGAAGGATGAAGGCGTCAACCAGCAAGAGAAACCTGTTGCAGAGGAGGATGGAGGTCGACGGCTTAGACCCGGAGACATGCACCCCCGACGAGGCGATGGCCGCCGTCGAGACGATCATTGGATACCAGTTCAGCGACCGGACACTGTTGGAGACGGCACTCACGCACTCCTCCTTTCCTGCGGGAACGTCCTACGAGCGCCTCGAGTTCGTGGGCGACGCTGTCCTTGGCCACCTTTTCAGCACTCACCTCTATATAAGCTACCCCAACCTCGATCAGGGCGCCCTCTCCCTCCTTCGCGCTGCCAATGTCAGCACCGAGAAGCTCGCTCGTGCCGCAGTCAAGCTCGGGCTCTACCGCTTTCTCCGGCGCAACTCCCCTTCTCTAGACGACAAG GTGCTGGAGTTCTCGAAGGCAATCCAGCACGAGTCCGCCATCGCCAGCGTGAAACCCCCAAAG atTGTTCGACATGTCTTGGCACCAATGGTGACTCCAGAAACGCTACAAAGTCATCCATGGACGGAGCTACTGGAGCTTTGCCAGAAAGTAGGGAAGGAATTGAAGCTCGCTATGAAGGTAGACAAGATGGGCCTGAATGTGATTCATGTACTTATCGACGGCGTGAGGTGCGGCACTGGGCGGAACGAGAACAAGGATCTTGCGAAAATTGCTGCGGCGAGATTGGCGTTGGAAAAGTTCAGAGAGAATCAAGGGGCTGATCCAATTGTGGAAGTGATCATTGACCACCCACTGTGTGATGGAGTGGATGAAGATGGTGCCAAGCACATGCTAAATGTGCTTTGTGGCAAAATGCATTGGCCTTTTCCCATATATAA ACTCATTGAAGAGGACGGGCCAGCTCATGATAAGAAATTTATCAGTTCCGTTGAGGTCACAAAGTCAAATGAGAAGCTGATCATTAAGGGTGACTTGAAGGGGCGGGTCAAGGATTCAGAGAACTCCGCAGCTCAAAAGATGTTAAACCATCTGAGTAGATCAGGAAGGTTAACAATTCAATCATAA
- the LOC116257526 gene encoding ribonuclease 3-like protein 2 isoform X3: MRPERDSPSPCCFVETPHRFLPSFLLVASSSSAGGPGILLLAESGDLYKRGGYPLVLKEANPLRRRSGGNGGRMKASTSKRNLLQRRMEVDGLDPETCTPDEAMAAVETIIGYQFSDRTLLETALTHSSFPAGTSYERLEFVGDAVLGHLFSTHLYISYPNLDQGALSLLRAANVSTEKLARAAVKLGLYRFLRRNSPSLDDKVLEFSKAIQHESAIASVKPPKVLADIIESVSAAVYIDCGDKLDKLWTIVRHVLAPMVTPETLQSHPWTELLELCQKVGKELKLAMKVDKMGLNVIHVLIDGVRCGTGRNENKDLAKIAAARLALEKFRENQGADPIVEVIIDHPLCDGVDEDGAKHMLNVLCGKMHWPFPIYNF, encoded by the exons atgcGTCCAGAACGAGACTCGCCGTCGCCTTGCTGCTTCGTTGAAACGCCGCACcgttttcttccttctttcctccTCGTTGCCTCGTCCTCTTCTGCCGGTGGTCCAGGGATTCTCTTGCTCGCGGAATCCGGCGACCTGTATAAAAGAGGCGGCTACCCATTGGTTCTGAAAGAGGCAAACCCATTAAGGCGGAGAAGTGGTGGGAACGGTGGAAGGATGAAGGCGTCAACCAGCAAGAGAAACCTGTTGCAGAGGAGGATGGAGGTCGACGGCTTAGACCCGGAGACATGCACCCCCGACGAGGCGATGGCCGCCGTCGAGACGATCATTGGATACCAGTTCAGCGACCGGACACTGTTGGAGACGGCACTCACGCACTCCTCCTTTCCTGCGGGAACGTCCTACGAGCGCCTCGAGTTCGTGGGCGACGCTGTCCTTGGCCACCTTTTCAGCACTCACCTCTATATAAGCTACCCCAACCTCGATCAGGGCGCCCTCTCCCTCCTTCGCGCTGCCAATGTCAGCACCGAGAAGCTCGCTCGTGCCGCAGTCAAGCTCGGGCTCTACCGCTTTCTCCGGCGCAACTCCCCTTCTCTAGACGACAAG GTGCTGGAGTTCTCGAAGGCAATCCAGCACGAGTCCGCCATCGCCAGCGTGAAACCCCCAAAGGTGCTCGCCGACATCATTGAATCTGTCTCCGCCGCCGTTTACATTGATTGCGGAGATAAACTTGACAAGCTTTGGACG atTGTTCGACATGTCTTGGCACCAATGGTGACTCCAGAAACGCTACAAAGTCATCCATGGACGGAGCTACTGGAGCTTTGCCAGAAAGTAGGGAAGGAATTGAAGCTCGCTATGAAGGTAGACAAGATGGGCCTGAATGTGATTCATGTACTTATCGACGGCGTGAGGTGCGGCACTGGGCGGAACGAGAACAAGGATCTTGCGAAAATTGCTGCGGCGAGATTGGCGTTGGAAAAGTTCAGAGAGAATCAAGGGGCTGATCCAATTGTGGAAGTGATCATTGACCACCCACTGTGTGATGGAGTGGATGAAGATGGTGCCAAGCACATGCTAAATGTGCTTTGTGGCAAAATGCATTGGCCTTTTCCCATATATAA TTTTTGA
- the LOC116257799 gene encoding peroxidase 29-like, with translation MARPFLKLLLFSAVPIFCFLRFSHASLSYNFYERTCPQLDSLVNRAMAAIFLDLTAPSALVRLMFHDCQVQGCDASILLDSGGGNVRTEMLSGKNFGIRQRSSIQMMKEAVESECPGQVSCADLIVMAASKSVTVSGGPRIDVPLGRKDSTTANNLLADSHLPPASMSVDDLLNLFSSMGMNMEEAVAMLGSHTLGVGHCINIADRLYEPKGDDYMSSNYGAYLSFMCPTRVPLTNLTALPNDLTPTLFDNQYFRNILAGRAPFTIDSRIATDPRTSAIVAHFAGNQEHFFQAFSSAFLKLSYHGVLTGDSEGEIRRQCNQVN, from the exons ATGGCACGTCCATTTTTAAAACTGCTACTGTTTTCTGCAGTGCCTATCTTCTGCTTTCTGCGTTTCAGCCATGCCTCTCTCTCGTACAACTTCTACGAGAGGACGTGCCCTCAGTTAGACTCCCTGGTCAACAGAGCAATGGCAGCAATCTTCTTAGACCTCACTGCTCCTTCTGCACTCGTTAGGCTCATGTTCCATGACTGCCAAGTTCAG GGCTGTGATGCATCCATACTGTTGGACTCCGGCGGCGGAAACGTGAGAACGGAGATGCTGTCGGGTAAAAACTTCGGCATTAGGCAGAGAAGCTCTATTCAGATGATGAAGGAGGCGGTGGAGAGCGAGTGCCCAGGCCAGGTTTCGTGCGCAGATCTGATCGTCATGGCCGCCAGCAAGTCGGTGACTGTATCGGGGGGGCCAAGAATCGACGTTCCCCTCGGAAGGAAGGACTCTACCACGGCTAATAACTTGTTAGCCGATAGCCATCTCCCACCGGCTTCGATGTCTGTTGACGATTTGCTCAATCTTTTCTCTTCCATGGGCATGAATATGGAGGAAGCTGTTGCTATGCTAG GATCTCACACACTTGGAGTTGGGCACTGCATAAACATAGCAGACAGACTGTATGAACCCAAGGGAGATGACTACATGAGCTCAAACTATGGCGCTTACCTTAGCTTCATGTGCCCTACCAGGGTTCCCCTCACCAACTTGACTGCCCTCCCCAATGACCTCACCCCTACCCTCTTTGACAACCAGTACTTCAGGAACATACTAGCCGGAAGAGCACCCTTCACCATTGATTCAAGGATAGCGACCGATCCCCGCACGTCGGCAATCGTGGCCCATTTCGCCGGCAATCAGGAGCACTTCTTCCAGGCCTTCTCCTCTGCTTTTTTAAAGCTCTCATATCATGGAGTTCTCACTGGGGATAGTGAAGGGGAGATCAGGAGGCAATGCAATCAAGTAAATTGA
- the LOC116257084 gene encoding fatty acid hydroperoxide lyase, chloroplastic: MMMVTSLPLKGIPGSYGPPLIGSLKDRLDYFWFQGQDTFFRSRVAKYQSTVFRTNIPPSFPFIGVDPRIIAITDCKSFEALFDMSLVEKKDILVGSYMPSVSYTGSTRVVAYLDTSEERHAVIKTFAMETLKKASRTWVAVLQESLGRMFETLEKEVKEKGKASFIAPVQRCLFRFLCKVLVGADPLAVPEIGEDGWIILDEWLALQLLPTVKTGAVPQPLEEILFHSFPFPFFMVSNGYRKIYEFLKKEGRSFIDSAKKDYGLTEEEILHNIIFVIGFNAFGGFSVFLPSLLNAIGTDTGLQAQLRAEVKHTMQTHAGRLSFQAIEDMNLVKSTVYEVLRLNPPVALQFARARRDFELESYECKYGIRKGELLCGYQTLAMRDSRVFSDSEKFVADRFTKENGGEALLNHLFWSNGPQTGSPTINNKQCAAKDYVVATAWLIVAEIFSRYESFGTDGSSSITSLQESRMMLNQC; encoded by the exons atgatgatggtgacTTCACTTCCATTGAAGGGCATCCCAGGCAGCTACGGGCCGCCGCTCATCGGCTCGTTGAAGGACAGGCTCGACTACTTCTGGTTTCAAGGGCAGGACACTTTCTTCAGAAGCAGGGTGGCCAAGTACCAGAGCACAGTCTTCAGAACCAAcatccctccctccttccccttcaTTGGCGTCGACCCCAGGATCATCGCCATTACCGACTGCAAATCCTTCGAGGCTCTCTTCGACATGTCCCTTGTCGAGAAGAAGGACATCCTTGTCGGCAGCTACATGCCCAGCGTCAGCTACACCGGGAGCACGCGGGTCGTCGCTTACCTGGACACCTCGGAGGAGCGGCACGCCGTGATCAAGACCTTCGCCATGGAGACGTTGAAGAAGGCCTCGAGAACATGGGTTGCAGTGCTGCAGGAGTCGTTGGGGAGGATGTTTGAGACGCTGGAGAAGGAGGTGAAGGAGAAGGGGAAGGCGTCGTTCATAGCTCCTGTGCAGAGATGCCTGTTCAGGTTCCTGTGCAAGGTTCTGGTCGGAGCTGACCCGCTGGCGGTGCCGGAAATTGGAGAAGACGGGTGGATCATTCTGGACGAGTGGCTGGCTCTGCAGCTGCTTCCCACTGTGAAGACCGGGGCCGTTCCTCAGCCGCTTGAGGAGATTCTCTTCCactccttcccttttcctttcttcatggTCAGCAATGGCTACCGCAAGATCTATGAATTCCTTAAGAAAGAAG GTAGGTCATTTATTGATTCTGCTAAGAAGGACTACGGCTTAACTGAAGAGGAGATCCTACACAACATTATCTTTGTCATAGGATTCAATGCATTCGGGGGCTTCTCTGTCTTCCTTCCATCTCTTCTCAATGCCATAGGCACGGACACCGGCCTACAAGCCCAGTTGCGAGCAGAGGTCAAACACACAATGCAGACCCACGCCGGCCGGCTCAGCTTCCAGGCCATAGAGGACATGAACCTTGTCAAGTCAACGGTCTACGAAGTTCTGCGGCTTAACCCGCCGGTGGCGCTCCAGTTCGCGCGAGCCCGGCGCGACTTTGAGCTCGAGTCATATGAGTGCAAGTATGGGATAAGGAAGGGGGAGCTGCTGTGTGGGTACCAGACCTTGGCCATGAGGGACTCTAGGGTCTTTAGCGACAGCGAGAAGTTCGTCGCGGACAGGTTTACTAAGGAGAATGGAGGGGAGGCTCTATTGAACCACTTGTTCTGGTCCAATGGACCACAAACAGGGTCACCAACGATCAACAACAAGCAATGTGCAGCTAAGGACTATGTGGTCGCAACTGCATGGCTCATTGTGGCCGAGATCTTTTCGCGGTACGAATCGTTCGGAACCGATGGTTCTTCCTCGATCACTTCTCTTCAAGAAAGCAGGATGATGCTAAACCAGTGCTGA